A single genomic interval of Streptomyces graminofaciens harbors:
- a CDS encoding pyridoxal phosphate-dependent decarboxylase family protein produces the protein MPVKSVPPADLHVWGDEDEVVAAAVHYAWRRLKEEPDPKTGARPAADLAAAAATAVSPQGIGGAAALTLFDRVLSPATRAQNGPMNLAYIPAAPTRAALAFEAVTGAANIFAGTWESGAGAIHAENEALAWLTRLLGWPGTAAGCFVSGGTIGNLSALVAARAAAATTGPRPADGWKVVCADSAHSSIKSAARAMDVEVVTAPVDARGHLTGAAVNEVLDSTPGVFAVVATAGTTNAGLIDDLDDIADACERHGVWLHVDGAYGGAGLAAASVRHRYNGIERADSFIVDPHKWLFAPYDCCALLYRDPAPARAAHSQSAHYLDAIDRAVHNPADLALHLSRRARGLPFWFSLAVHGTDRYTQAVEQTLTTSRQVADAIRASDHLRLVTEPELSVVLFERPGWTAQDYAKWSARAAETGAMLCVPTQWNGATVLRMAFVNPDTRADDVIDVLRTLS, from the coding sequence ATGCCAGTGAAGAGCGTTCCTCCTGCCGACCTCCACGTGTGGGGCGACGAGGACGAGGTCGTGGCAGCCGCCGTGCACTACGCGTGGCGGCGCCTCAAGGAGGAACCGGACCCGAAGACGGGCGCCCGCCCCGCCGCTGACCTCGCGGCCGCGGCCGCTACGGCCGTCAGCCCGCAGGGCATCGGTGGCGCCGCGGCCCTCACCCTGTTCGACCGGGTCCTGTCACCCGCCACCCGTGCCCAGAACGGGCCGATGAACCTCGCGTACATTCCCGCGGCCCCCACCCGTGCCGCACTCGCCTTCGAAGCGGTCACCGGCGCGGCGAACATCTTCGCCGGAACCTGGGAGTCCGGAGCCGGTGCCATCCACGCCGAGAACGAGGCGCTCGCGTGGCTCACCCGGCTCCTCGGCTGGCCCGGCACCGCGGCGGGTTGTTTCGTCAGCGGCGGCACGATCGGCAACCTCTCGGCCCTCGTCGCGGCCCGCGCCGCCGCGGCCACCACCGGGCCCCGGCCGGCGGACGGCTGGAAGGTCGTGTGCGCCGACAGCGCCCACTCCTCGATCAAGTCCGCGGCACGGGCCATGGACGTCGAGGTCGTCACCGCACCGGTGGACGCGCGGGGACACCTCACCGGGGCCGCCGTGAACGAGGTCCTCGACTCCACCCCTGGAGTCTTCGCCGTGGTGGCGACCGCCGGCACCACCAACGCCGGCCTGATCGACGACCTCGACGACATCGCCGACGCCTGCGAACGTCACGGCGTATGGCTGCACGTCGACGGCGCCTACGGTGGTGCCGGCCTGGCGGCAGCCAGTGTGCGGCACCGCTACAACGGCATCGAGCGGGCCGACAGCTTCATCGTCGACCCGCACAAATGGCTCTTCGCACCGTACGACTGCTGCGCACTGCTCTACCGGGACCCCGCACCCGCACGCGCCGCGCACAGCCAGTCGGCGCACTACCTCGACGCCATCGACCGCGCCGTCCACAACCCGGCTGACCTGGCCCTCCACCTCAGCCGACGCGCCCGCGGCCTGCCCTTCTGGTTCAGCCTGGCCGTCCACGGCACCGACCGGTACACGCAAGCCGTGGAGCAGACGCTGACGACCAGCCGACAGGTCGCCGACGCCATACGCGCCAGCGACCACCTCCGCCTGGTGACCGAACCCGAGCTGTCCGTCGTCCTCTTCGAACGGCCGGGCTGGACCGCGCAGGACTACGCGAAGTGGTCCGCGCGAGCCGCGGAAACGGGTGCCATGCTGTGCGTGCCCACCCAGTGGAACGGCGCGACAGTCCTGCGCATGGCCTTCGTCAACCCCGACACCCGCGCGGACGACGTGATCGACGTACTGCGCACCCTCAGCTAG
- a CDS encoding GvpL/GvpF family gas vesicle protein, with amino-acid sequence MDGQLSYAYAVVRSSPSLERTALSGARGVAGAAVGLVHSGAVAAAVSAVPRDEFSEGALKGLLEDLRWLETTARAHHLVIETLAAHTTVLPLRLATVYLDDNRVQEMLSEREEAFTAMLDRLADHLEWGVKVYAEARPEEPAADAGRPADQRTPGQAYLRQRRYQRQAREDAWRAAEEAVRRTEAGARGLAVERARHRPQQGDLARVPGQNIANDAYLVPRGVAEEFRSRMRHAADGLPGVRVDVTGPWAPYSFALPLSLDTQEGPGHR; translated from the coding sequence ATGGACGGACAGCTGAGCTACGCGTACGCCGTGGTCCGGTCCTCCCCCTCGCTGGAGCGGACCGCGCTCTCCGGTGCCCGTGGGGTGGCGGGCGCCGCCGTCGGACTGGTGCACTCCGGCGCGGTGGCCGCCGCGGTCAGCGCGGTACCGCGGGACGAGTTCTCGGAGGGGGCGCTGAAGGGCCTGCTGGAGGACCTGCGGTGGCTGGAGACGACCGCACGGGCGCACCACCTGGTCATCGAGACGCTCGCCGCGCACACCACGGTCCTTCCCCTGCGACTGGCCACCGTCTATCTCGACGACAACCGCGTCCAGGAGATGCTGAGCGAGCGGGAAGAGGCGTTCACCGCGATGCTGGACCGGCTCGCCGATCACCTGGAATGGGGCGTGAAGGTCTACGCCGAGGCGCGTCCCGAGGAACCAGCGGCGGACGCGGGGCGTCCGGCCGACCAGCGGACCCCGGGCCAGGCGTACCTGCGGCAGCGCAGATATCAGCGCCAGGCACGTGAGGACGCGTGGCGGGCCGCCGAGGAGGCCGTCCGGCGGACCGAGGCCGGCGCCCGTGGCCTGGCGGTGGAGCGGGCCAGGCACCGGCCCCAGCAGGGGGACCTGGCCCGGGTGCCGGGGCAGAACATCGCCAATGACGCGTACTTGGTTCCGCGCGGCGTGGCCGAGGAGTTCCGCAGTCGGATGCGGCACGCCGCCGACGGTCTCCCCGGCGTCCGTGTGGACGTCACCGGACCTTGGGCCCCGTACTCCTTCGCCCTGCCCCTGTCACTCGACACGCAGGAAGGGCCCGGACACCGATGA
- a CDS encoding Lrp/AsnC family transcriptional regulator: MDDLDRKILTELALDGRLTVTELAARVKLSVSPCHRRLRDLERAGAIRGYRAIVDPAAVGLDFEALVFATLSWEDRDTVTAFEQAVTEVPHVVQAQRLFGEPDYLLRVVAADLTVFQQLYDQRLATLPGVQRLTSTLVMKQVVNDRPLPE, encoded by the coding sequence ATGGACGACCTGGACCGGAAGATTCTCACCGAGCTGGCGTTGGACGGCCGCCTGACGGTCACCGAACTGGCCGCCCGGGTGAAGCTGAGCGTCTCGCCGTGTCACCGGCGTCTGCGCGACCTCGAACGTGCGGGCGCGATCCGCGGGTATCGCGCGATCGTGGACCCGGCTGCCGTCGGCCTGGACTTCGAGGCGTTGGTGTTCGCCACCCTGAGCTGGGAGGACCGGGACACCGTCACCGCGTTCGAGCAGGCCGTGACCGAGGTCCCGCACGTGGTGCAGGCGCAGCGCCTGTTCGGTGAGCCCGACTACCTCCTCCGTGTGGTCGCCGCCGACCTGACCGTCTTCCAGCAGCTCTACGACCAGCGGCTGGCCACCTTGCCGGGCGTTCAGCGCCTCACATCCACCCTGGTCATGAAGCAAGTCGTCAATGACCGCCCATTGCCTGAGTAG
- a CDS encoding gas vesicle protein, producing MSQSDSPVPTPSRGLYSYGQESSSANLADILERVLDKGIVIVGDIKINLLDIELLTIKLRLLVASVDKAKEIGIDWWEHDPALSSRAENRSSLRAQNERLRAEVEELRSLVAQAPAELSTSRTTERRRPRETERKATRAEPREKRREERRAEPRRKRRKVEEDESADDIEDIEEIEDDEHRS from the coding sequence GTGAGCCAGTCCGACTCCCCTGTTCCCACGCCGTCCCGGGGCCTCTACTCGTACGGTCAGGAGTCCTCCAGCGCGAATCTCGCCGACATTCTTGAACGCGTGCTCGACAAGGGCATCGTCATCGTCGGCGACATCAAGATCAACCTGCTCGACATCGAACTCCTCACGATCAAGCTGCGTCTCCTGGTGGCTTCGGTCGACAAGGCCAAGGAGATCGGGATCGACTGGTGGGAGCACGACCCCGCCCTGTCGTCCCGTGCCGAGAACCGCAGCTCCCTCAGGGCGCAGAACGAGCGCCTCCGCGCCGAGGTGGAGGAGCTCCGCAGCCTCGTCGCGCAGGCCCCGGCGGAGCTGTCCACGAGTAGGACGACCGAGCGCCGCCGCCCTCGTGAGACCGAGCGGAAGGCCACTCGCGCGGAGCCTCGGGAGAAGCGCCGCGAGGAGCGCCGCGCGGAGCCACGCCGTAAGCGGCGCAAGGTGGAGGAGGACGAAAGCGCAGACGACATCGAGGACATCGAGGAAATCGAGGACGACGAGCACCGGAGCTGA
- a CDS encoding glycoside hydrolase family 43 protein, whose amino-acid sequence MSAVLSRLAAILVAACLLFTGQALTTPQRAAAADPGYLMTHFIGEGSTGQQMYFSYSADGLNWTDLNGGGMTLRSTVGTRGVRDPALVRSPDGSKYWIIATDLCIDCGQTWSQSINDGSRSLVVWESTDLVTWSAPWLLNVAGAIPDGRNAWAPEAIWDPASNDYVLYWATNKPLNGATKHRIYYAHTSDFRSITTPQIYIDRPGTQEIIDTQIVEVPSGVGNYRYVRASGDGQITLEGSNSILGTWTNLGNLSGIGLTGSQVEGPMWMKFRDRNEWTLYLDQYAAGKGYMPVSTTNPSAPSTFKLPTSGTYSLGGNKKRHGSILNLTAAEDARIQARWANVPGKRLQSFNFQDRYVRHANFDVRIDQNVTSQDAQFRLRPGLAGSGTVSFESVNFPGYYLRHAGFDFQLVYNDGTAQFAADATFRQVAGLADSSWSSFQSYNYPDRYIRHYAYQLQLDPITTATGRSDATFRVTS is encoded by the coding sequence ATGTCCGCGGTTCTCTCCCGGCTGGCGGCGATATTGGTCGCCGCCTGCCTGCTCTTCACAGGCCAGGCCTTGACCACACCCCAGCGGGCCGCAGCGGCCGACCCGGGCTACCTGATGACGCACTTCATCGGGGAGGGGTCGACCGGCCAGCAGATGTACTTCTCGTACAGCGCGGACGGTCTGAACTGGACCGATCTCAACGGCGGCGGGATGACCCTGCGCTCCACCGTCGGCACGCGCGGGGTGCGCGACCCCGCACTGGTCCGTTCACCCGACGGCAGCAAGTACTGGATCATCGCGACCGACCTGTGCATCGACTGCGGGCAGACGTGGAGTCAGTCCATCAACGACGGCAGCCGCAGTCTTGTGGTGTGGGAGTCGACGGACCTGGTCACCTGGTCCGCGCCGTGGCTGCTCAATGTCGCCGGCGCGATCCCCGACGGGCGCAACGCGTGGGCGCCGGAAGCGATCTGGGACCCGGCCAGCAACGACTACGTCCTGTACTGGGCGACGAACAAGCCCCTCAACGGCGCGACGAAGCACCGCATCTACTACGCCCACACCAGCGACTTCCGCTCCATCACCACCCCGCAGATCTACATCGACCGCCCCGGCACCCAGGAAATCATCGACACCCAGATCGTCGAGGTGCCCTCCGGCGTCGGCAACTACCGCTACGTACGGGCCTCCGGTGACGGCCAGATCACGCTCGAGGGCAGCAACTCGATCCTCGGCACCTGGACCAACCTCGGCAACCTCTCCGGCATCGGTCTGACCGGCTCCCAGGTCGAGGGTCCGATGTGGATGAAGTTCCGCGACCGCAACGAGTGGACCCTCTACCTCGACCAGTACGCGGCCGGTAAGGGATACATGCCGGTCTCGACGACCAACCCGTCCGCCCCCAGCACCTTCAAGCTCCCGACGTCGGGCACCTACTCCCTGGGCGGCAACAAGAAGCGCCACGGCTCGATCCTGAACCTGACGGCCGCCGAGGACGCCCGGATCCAGGCACGCTGGGCCAACGTCCCGGGCAAGCGGCTTCAGTCCTTCAACTTCCAGGACCGCTACGTACGGCACGCCAACTTCGACGTGCGCATCGATCAGAACGTCACCAGCCAGGACGCCCAGTTCCGGCTGCGCCCGGGCCTCGCGGGCTCCGGCACCGTCTCCTTCGAGTCGGTGAACTTCCCCGGCTACTACCTGCGGCACGCCGGGTTCGACTTCCAGCTCGTCTACAACGACGGCACCGCCCAGTTCGCCGCGGACGCCACGTTCCGGCAGGTCGCCGGTCTCGCCGACTCGTCCTGGTCCTCGTTCCAGTCGTACAACTACCCGGACCGATACATCCGCCACTACGCGTACCAACTGCAGCTCGACCCCATCACCACAGCGACAGGACGCAGCGACGCCACCTTCCGCGTGACGAGCTGA
- a CDS encoding Lrp/AsnC family transcriptional regulator, translated as MRNVDAVDARILLALDADPQATTVALADRLGLARNTVQSRLRRLEESGRLREPSRRVDPAALGYPLLALITLSVSQRVGLATREGILRIPEVVELLVTTGEADMLARVVARDTEDLHRITNSLLEVPGVVRSNTTIVLLEVQPLSVRPLLERHAGP; from the coding sequence ATGCGAAACGTGGACGCCGTCGACGCCCGAATCCTCCTGGCCCTCGACGCAGACCCACAGGCCACGACCGTCGCGCTGGCCGACCGACTCGGTCTCGCCCGCAACACCGTGCAGAGCCGACTGAGGAGGCTCGAGGAAAGCGGCCGACTGAGGGAACCCAGTCGGCGCGTGGACCCTGCCGCCCTCGGTTATCCGCTGCTGGCCCTGATCACTCTCTCTGTCAGTCAGCGGGTGGGGCTGGCCACCCGCGAGGGGATCCTGCGCATCCCGGAGGTGGTGGAACTGCTCGTGACCACCGGCGAGGCCGACATGCTCGCCCGTGTCGTCGCCCGGGACACGGAGGATCTGCATCGCATCACGAACAGCCTGCTGGAGGTGCCCGGTGTCGTCCGGTCCAACACCACCATCGTCCTGCTGGAGGTCCAACCGCTCAGCGTGCGGCCCCTGCTGGAGCGCCACGCCGGACCCTGA
- a CDS encoding gas vesicle structural protein GvpA has protein sequence MVPQGAGGTVGAPAGGSGSLYDVLELVLDRGLVIDVFARVSLVGIEILKVDARVVVASVDTYLRFAEACNRLDLETGRKAPAQLTDIVENTTEAGARGKSKGALTGAVKAVTESLQKGHEDEGEREPRRERQRERSEHGSSRRSSKDREE, from the coding sequence GTGGTGCCACAGGGGGCGGGCGGCACCGTCGGCGCCCCCGCCGGTGGCTCGGGAAGCCTCTATGACGTTCTGGAACTCGTACTCGACCGAGGCCTGGTCATCGACGTGTTCGCGCGGGTCTCACTGGTGGGCATCGAGATCCTGAAGGTCGACGCCCGTGTGGTGGTGGCCAGCGTCGACACGTATCTGCGTTTCGCCGAGGCGTGCAACCGGCTGGATCTGGAAACGGGACGCAAGGCCCCCGCGCAACTGACGGACATCGTCGAGAACACCACCGAGGCGGGAGCTCGGGGCAAGAGCAAAGGTGCGCTGACGGGCGCGGTCAAGGCGGTCACCGAGTCGCTCCAGAAGGGGCACGAGGACGAGGGCGAGCGCGAACCGAGGCGCGAGAGGCAGCGAGAGCGTTCCGAGCACGGCTCCAGCCGCCGTTCCTCCAAGGACCGTGAGGAGTAG
- a CDS encoding GvpL/GvpF family gas vesicle protein, giving the protein MSVYVYAISKAAHPLDLEGLQGVGEAPTELTTVQGGELSAVVSRTPEDLAVRRRDLEAHHEVQEHLWADGTILPLSFGFVAEDEAAVRALLEERAETFSQRLDELTGRAEFNVKGLQDENMLLRALLEESERVRELNEATRGGGGTYEDRVALGELVAQEVQNRQGALAGEVLAALRPLVLAEKVAPPSQQYFLSASFLVEDERTEEFADVGGELAESLGEGVELRLRGPLPPYSFV; this is encoded by the coding sequence ATGTCCGTGTACGTATACGCGATCAGCAAGGCGGCGCATCCGCTGGACCTCGAAGGCCTCCAGGGCGTCGGAGAAGCGCCCACGGAACTGACCACGGTCCAGGGCGGCGAACTGAGCGCCGTCGTCAGCCGGACCCCGGAGGATCTCGCGGTCCGCCGCCGCGATCTGGAGGCGCACCACGAGGTCCAGGAACACCTGTGGGCCGACGGCACCATCCTGCCGCTGAGCTTCGGGTTCGTCGCCGAGGACGAGGCCGCCGTGCGCGCCCTTCTGGAGGAGCGGGCGGAAACCTTCTCCCAGCGCCTCGACGAACTCACGGGGCGTGCGGAGTTCAACGTCAAGGGTCTGCAGGACGAGAACATGCTCCTGCGTGCTCTCCTCGAAGAGTCCGAGCGGGTCCGTGAGCTGAACGAGGCCACACGGGGCGGCGGCGGAACGTACGAGGACAGGGTGGCGCTCGGCGAACTCGTGGCCCAGGAGGTGCAGAACCGGCAGGGAGCACTTGCCGGGGAGGTCCTCGCCGCGCTGCGGCCGCTCGTACTGGCCGAGAAGGTGGCCCCGCCGTCCCAGCAGTACTTCTTGAGCGCGTCCTTCCTGGTGGAGGACGAGCGGACCGAGGAGTTCGCCGACGTCGGTGGTGAGCTGGCCGAGAGCCTGGGCGAGGGCGTCGAGCTCCGGCTTCGGGGCCCGCTGCCGCCGTACAGCTTCGTGTGA
- a CDS encoding gas vesicle protein: MTNDHEPKKTRSSSGQASAEERVSASEAMRSAAQQLTELLGRAPESVSALRPTEQGWEAEVEVVELERIPETSSVMASYQVVLDPAGQLLAYERGRRYTRAQVDRGNSR; the protein is encoded by the coding sequence ATCACGAACGACCATGAGCCCAAGAAGACGCGCTCCTCGTCGGGGCAGGCGTCCGCCGAGGAGCGGGTGAGCGCGTCCGAAGCCATGCGTAGTGCCGCCCAGCAGCTCACCGAGCTGCTGGGACGGGCGCCCGAGTCTGTTTCCGCCCTGCGGCCGACCGAGCAGGGCTGGGAGGCCGAGGTCGAGGTCGTGGAGCTGGAGCGCATCCCTGAGACGAGCAGCGTGATGGCCAGCTACCAGGTCGTTCTGGATCCTGCGGGCCAGTTGCTCGCTTACGAGCGCGGACGCCGGTACACGCGCGCGCAGGTCGACAGGGGAAACAGCCGCTGA
- a CDS encoding SRPBCC family protein, producing the protein MSTVQDAVEVEVPLHTAYNQWTQFEEFPKFMEGVEEVRQLDDRHNHWVTKIGGVRREFDTEIVDQLPDDRITWRAVGGDTRQRGSVRFERLDDTHTRVELTMDLEPSGMAEKGADALGMIDRQVKGDLHRFKEYIEHRGGETGSWRGRIRPENPGSPL; encoded by the coding sequence ATGAGCACGGTGCAGGATGCGGTGGAGGTCGAGGTTCCCCTCCACACGGCCTACAACCAGTGGACGCAGTTCGAGGAGTTCCCGAAGTTCATGGAGGGCGTCGAGGAAGTGAGGCAGCTCGACGACCGCCACAACCACTGGGTCACCAAGATCGGTGGGGTGCGGCGCGAGTTCGACACGGAGATCGTCGACCAGCTGCCGGACGACCGGATCACCTGGCGGGCCGTCGGAGGCGACACCCGCCAACGGGGATCGGTCAGGTTCGAGCGGCTGGACGACACGCACACCCGGGTGGAGCTCACGATGGACCTCGAGCCCTCCGGCATGGCCGAGAAGGGCGCGGACGCGCTTGGCATGATCGACCGTCAGGTCAAGGGAGATCTGCACCGCTTCAAGGAGTACATCGAACACCGTGGTGGCGAGACGGGCTCCTGGCGCGGACGCATCCGGCCGGAGAACCCTGGTTCGCCCCTCTGA
- a CDS encoding gas vesicle protein GvpG codes for MGLVGSILTLPFAPVKGIGWVLETVVRAAEDEYYDPAPVQEALVNLERARTEGRVDEEEFAQREEELLRRLEEISAHRLQQGA; via the coding sequence GTGGGACTGGTCGGAAGCATCCTGACTCTGCCGTTCGCCCCGGTGAAGGGCATCGGCTGGGTGTTGGAAACGGTGGTGCGTGCCGCCGAGGACGAGTACTACGACCCCGCTCCCGTTCAGGAAGCGCTTGTGAACCTGGAGCGGGCGCGAACCGAGGGGCGCGTCGACGAGGAGGAGTTCGCGCAGAGAGAGGAGGAGCTGCTGCGCCGTCTGGAGGAAATCAGCGCCCACCGGCTCCAGCAGGGCGCGTAG
- a CDS encoding gas vesicle protein: protein MRAYDDYSDDDDYSDYHAHGGYDAHGGYDDYEDRPVAQPQVALIDLLDRLLSGGVVLTGDLVLAVSDIDLVRISLRAVIVSIREQMDEQWAPVLPGLAAPELPGRASGRGVDHGDEQPL, encoded by the coding sequence ATGAGGGCGTACGACGACTACAGCGACGATGACGACTACAGCGACTACCACGCCCACGGCGGCTACGACGCCCACGGCGGCTACGACGACTACGAGGACCGCCCGGTCGCCCAGCCGCAGGTGGCGCTGATCGATCTGCTCGACCGGCTGCTGAGCGGTGGCGTCGTGCTCACCGGGGATCTCGTCCTGGCGGTCTCCGACATCGACCTGGTGCGGATCTCGCTGCGCGCGGTGATCGTTTCCATCCGTGAGCAGATGGACGAGCAGTGGGCACCTGTGCTTCCTGGCCTGGCGGCGCCCGAGCTTCCCGGGCGGGCCTCCGGGAGAGGGGTCGACCATGGTGACGAGCAACCCCTCTGA
- a CDS encoding SRPBCC family protein encodes MAEGTAAKGGSAGAGTLTKAREQARQNPGAVRLKEELEHYVEARLELMLQGVGHGLGEGARRLSEADISPLGLVTAVGRGGKKLLERMPSGEVLSSTASHTKDAVVDTAKGVTEKAKDVTGMAKDVTEKKHGRQPEGGVGRGLTVIEDIDVGAPVSDAYDQWMQFRDFERFAKGVVDVEQEDETTITEQVPDERIAWTTEGEKATTKGVVTFHPLGENLTKVLLVLEYLPKGMVERVGGLVRPQGRRARLDLKLYRKFVMMRGEATGGSRGEIHEGEMSDEEDDEDDENDENDEEEDEEEVDKEAVDEKGQEDEADEDDVDDLEDVEDAEDVESAEDAEDAEDVEDGEDAEDGEDYAAEEDQP; translated from the coding sequence ATGGCTGAGGGAACGGCGGCGAAAGGCGGTTCGGCGGGCGCCGGGACTCTCACCAAGGCCCGCGAGCAGGCGCGGCAGAACCCCGGCGCGGTCCGGCTCAAGGAAGAACTCGAGCACTACGTCGAGGCCCGGCTGGAGCTGATGCTGCAGGGGGTGGGCCACGGCCTGGGTGAGGGAGCACGTCGGCTGAGCGAGGCGGACATCAGCCCTCTCGGGCTGGTCACTGCCGTGGGCAGGGGCGGCAAGAAGCTCCTCGAACGTATGCCGTCGGGAGAGGTGCTGAGCTCGACGGCGTCCCACACCAAGGACGCGGTGGTGGACACGGCGAAGGGCGTCACCGAGAAGGCCAAGGACGTCACGGGGATGGCGAAGGACGTCACCGAGAAGAAGCACGGAAGGCAACCTGAGGGCGGTGTCGGTCGGGGGCTCACCGTCATCGAGGACATCGACGTGGGCGCCCCGGTGAGCGACGCGTACGACCAGTGGATGCAGTTCCGGGACTTCGAGCGCTTCGCCAAGGGTGTGGTCGATGTCGAGCAGGAGGACGAGACCACCATCACGGAACAGGTGCCCGACGAGCGCATCGCGTGGACGACCGAAGGTGAGAAGGCCACCACCAAGGGCGTCGTCACCTTTCATCCGCTCGGCGAGAATCTCACCAAGGTGCTCCTCGTCCTCGAGTACCTCCCCAAGGGAATGGTCGAGAGGGTCGGGGGCCTGGTGCGGCCACAGGGCCGCCGCGCACGTCTCGATCTGAAGCTCTACCGCAAGTTCGTGATGATGAGAGGCGAGGCCACCGGTGGCAGCCGCGGTGAGATCCACGAAGGTGAGATGTCCGACGAAGAGGACGATGAGGACGACGAGAACGACGAGAACGACGAGGAAGAAGACGAAGAGGAAGTAGACAAGGAGGCTGTGGACGAGAAGGGCCAGGAGGACGAGGCCGACGAAGATGACGTCGACGACCTCGAAGACGTAGAAGACGCCGAAGACGTAGAAAGCGCCGAGGACGCAGAGGACGCAGAGGACGTCGAAGACGGGGAGGACGCCGAAGACGGGGAGGACTACGCCGCAGAGGAAGACCAACCGTGA
- a CDS encoding gas vesicle protein K → MVTSNPSDRPHADRLSEVSEAAARAFSLLPAGPDDVAPPPTGRLGAARRLHTDPDTVERDLVRLVLTIVELLRQLMERQALHRVDQGDLSEEQEERLGLTLMILHDRMTELCDRYGLTMEDLNLDLGPLGTLLPP, encoded by the coding sequence ATGGTGACGAGCAACCCCTCTGACCGGCCGCACGCCGACCGGCTGAGCGAGGTGTCGGAGGCCGCGGCCCGCGCGTTCTCGCTGCTCCCCGCCGGGCCGGACGACGTCGCCCCGCCGCCCACCGGCCGACTCGGGGCCGCGCGGCGCCTGCACACGGATCCCGACACGGTGGAGCGGGACCTCGTCAGGCTGGTCCTCACCATTGTCGAGTTGTTGCGTCAGCTGATGGAGCGGCAGGCCCTGCACCGGGTCGACCAGGGCGATCTGAGCGAGGAGCAGGAGGAACGACTCGGCCTGACCCTGATGATCCTCCACGACCGGATGACCGAACTGTGCGACCGCTACGGCCTGACCATGGAGGACCTCAACCTCGACCTCGGCCCGCTGGGGACGCTGCTGCCACCCTGA
- a CDS encoding ABC transporter substrate-binding protein: MKNATIGAAVLGGYVLGRTKKAKVALSLGALLAGAKARPGQLGKLLDTPFFSGVTQQVRTELTDASKAAAISVLTAKADSLAEVIHDRTAGLQEKAHGESGKDRSEAEHDEDAEDDEGRAEETAEQEPEEPEEPEARDEEAEDEETDEDEEARGEEEDREDDEQEAQEGDEEEAQGGEGRSGKRRSPARRTSARGGEGRAKAEHRGSDQKSPSRPRKKTAAASRSKSGATAGSRRQGDG; the protein is encoded by the coding sequence ATGAAAAACGCCACGATAGGCGCGGCTGTCCTGGGCGGCTACGTGCTGGGGCGGACGAAGAAGGCCAAGGTTGCCCTCAGCCTCGGCGCGCTGCTGGCCGGAGCGAAGGCACGACCCGGGCAGCTCGGCAAGTTGCTCGACACTCCGTTCTTCAGCGGAGTCACCCAGCAGGTGCGCACCGAGCTGACGGACGCGAGCAAGGCGGCGGCGATCTCCGTACTCACGGCCAAGGCCGACAGCCTGGCCGAGGTGATCCACGACCGCACCGCGGGCCTGCAGGAGAAGGCACACGGGGAGAGCGGCAAGGACCGGTCGGAAGCGGAGCACGACGAGGACGCGGAGGACGACGAGGGCCGGGCCGAGGAGACCGCCGAGCAGGAGCCGGAGGAGCCGGAGGAGCCGGAGGCCCGGGACGAAGAGGCTGAGGACGAAGAGACGGACGAAGACGAGGAGGCCAGGGGCGAGGAGGAGGATCGAGAAGACGACGAGCAAGAGGCGCAAGAGGGCGACGAGGAAGAGGCTCAAGGGGGCGAGGGGCGGAGCGGGAAGCGGCGGAGTCCCGCTCGACGCACCTCGGCGCGCGGGGGTGAGGGGCGCGCGAAGGCAGAACACCGTGGCTCGGACCAGAAGAGCCCGTCCCGCCCGAGGAAGAAGACCGCTGCGGCGAGCCGCTCGAAGAGCGGAGCCACGGCAGGGTCGAGGAGGCAGGGCGATGGCTGA